A window of Gossypium raimondii isolate GPD5lz chromosome 7, ASM2569854v1, whole genome shotgun sequence genomic DNA:
ACCTTTGTGTTGGACCAAACTAGGTGAAAGAAAAACTTTGTGTCCCGAGTTGGTACAAGAATTTGAGGGGAAAATAAGGTTGATTCAAGATAGAACGAAAGTGGCTTTCGACAGATAGAATTCATATGCAAACTTGAAAATGTAGGATATTGAATACAGTATCGGCGATCAAGCCTTCCTGAAAGTGTCTCCATGGCGAAAGGTGTTAAGGTTCGGTTGAAAGGGTAAGTTAACTCTGAGATTCATAGGACCCTACTAAATCCTTAAGAGAATCGGTCCACTTGCTTATCAATTAGAATTACCTCCTGAGCTGGATTGAATCCACAAAATTTTTCATGTCTACATGTTGAAATAGTACTGATCTGTTCCTTCCCATATTGTTTCAATTGAGAAGATCAATGTGAGACCGGATTTGTCCTTTGAGGAAGAACCCATTCAAATTCTAGATCGTGACGTAAAGGTTCTGAGAAGGAAACGAATCTCTCTTGTAAAAGTATTGTGGCAGAACCATAGCACGGAAGAGGATATATAGGAACCAGAAGACACATTCCATCAATAGTATCCTCATCCATTCAAACTAGGTAAATTTCGAGAATGAAATTTACATAAGGAGAGGAGAACTGTAAACCCCAAAATATATAGTGTTAGAAGTAATAATCAACCAAGAAATGAGTCTTAGTCTTAATAGTTAAAATCTTAGCACACTCCTTAGAGATCCCAGGTTTAATCCACTCCTCtcccatttctttattttaatttttcagcaaACTAGAATGAAAATTCCCCtagaatatatttaaatagAGTAAAAACATGTCAAAAGTAGGTAGCAGCCTAAATGGTTAAGCATTTACTCCCCCTTATTTCCCAAGTTGAGCCACACCAAACACttctttatttctatttatcTTTTCTAGTTTCGGCAAGATGGGCTAATTACCTAAACATCCCctcaagttaaaaaaaaaaaaaccttaggtAGTTAATCTCTTCTCCAAATCAAAATAGAACTTTAGTCTCTTTtctaattgaactaaaattttacttttttttcttatttcttccccttttctttttcatcttctcCTTTGCGAATATTTTCCTTTCATtgctgaaaattttattttgattcgcAATCTGAAAATGATCTTTGTTCAACCGCTCTTCTTATCAGTTTAGCGTAATGCTATCAAATTTCGTCTCTAATGTTGCCAAGAATCGATAAGAACATTCCAATTCTGATTAAAACCTGAGTTTTGAAGATTTGTTTAGATTAGCCCCTGATTGAAATCTGaactattttaatgtttacttttatgcaattaagtccctaAAATATGAAACATATTATTATACATGCCTTACTGGGTAAAATTgatatcatatttatatatcactgcataaattatgaataacatACATGACTATTGTATCTATACATTTACTTCGTATGAACGACATGCCCTATGTTACTCTTAATCCGAATACatgaaaaacatgatttttcCTACTAATTTTCCATGTGTTAATACATTAAATGCTATCATATGTGACCTGTATTAAATATGTTACATTGAATTGCATAAGTTGAAACGATGTGATTGGAGGAAGTTTGGCAGTTTATCTATTTTGTTGTGTACTCACAACCAAAGGCAGATTCCATCTGCGGGTATTGTTGTGCATCCACAGCCAAAGGAAAATTCCAACTGTGGATTATGCTGTAAAATCTACAGCCAAAAGCAAGTTTCATCTGCTGAACTTTTTGCTGTGAATCCACAGCCAAAGGCGGATTTCATCCGTGGGGACTTGTTGTGTGTTCCCAACCAAATAATAGTTATTATCTACGAACCagtagtggtttatccacatctCGGTGTGTTGGAGAAGGGAGTTCAAGGGAACTCCCGTTGTGGTGTGTAGTTGTGGGGTAGGATCTAATCTGTTAAAAATCGTGGCATTTTATAAACCATGAACAAAGAAATCTAGAAATTTtgttatgatatatatatctGTGTGTGTATATAGGTATATAGTGGGAAAATCTGAAAATTGGTTATTCTGAAAACCATTATTGATAGTTTCTATTTATTTGTGATGGTTGCATTGAAAAACCTATATATCGAATTGTTGTCGGATTACGGTTATTTTATGGTACATTATTTAATGTGTCTTACCAACTGTTTGCATTGATTTCCTAATAAATGGACTCACACTGAGTGACATAACTCACTCCCCCTTAAATTTTCATCCTTACAAATAACCCACCAGGTTAGAACGCAGACGTGGCATCCGGAGGGTCTCGGCtcaatctattttattttcgatttattaaggcttattattttaatttattttactattcaaGGACTATAATACTTTattttgaactatggcatgggAATTAGGTTTTAGGTTTGCTTTATTTTACATGACATTTAATTTAAGCTTTCGaattatgattattaattaattatgcatgaaccccagtttttatgaaaaacaaataattatcacTTTTCTGTtgctaaaatgtaattaagatttcaagtaataaattatttggaaattaactaagttttctactaaatcaaacaaatgttttaaagaCGACTATATTCAAAAACTTCGATAACCATGATAAGCCAtctcggtggctaatgtaatctCCCAAATTCAGGtctaacgtctaggctgggttagGGAGGTTACAATTTACCCAAATTTGGAACAAAAGGGCAGCAATTAAGGTTAGAATTAAGGGTTTGCCGAAAAATTAGAAATAAGGAAAGGGGAGGGATTCAAACCTTGGACCTTTAGGAAGGgacactaacatttaaccattgaGCCTATAGCTCATTTCTTACTTATTTTAGGCACTTaatcgtatatatatattaggacATTTTTGCCAAAAAATTacgaaattaaaaagaaaaggagggCTCAAAGTTGGGTCTTGTGGGAAAGGCTCTAGCGCTTTAACCATTGAGCCTATTGctcatttcttatttaattcAGACATTTAAACAAGCCTATTCAGACATTTAAACAAGCctttgtcaaaaaataaaaaaaaaaatatgagagGAAGTGACtttactatatatattatttcttttaaggaGGATATGCCCAACCATTCAGTTTATGTATTATTTcttgcttattttattttttaatcgtatatatttattttgaggcGTGACTTTACTCTAATTTGtcagaaataataaaatgggAGAAAGTAAGCTCAAACCTAAGATCTCTAGGGATAGCTATATTACTTAACAACTAGGCTAGAtactcaattttatttaaattcttataacattttttcttaaaataaggCATGACACTTGCTAGGGTTTGGAgcaaaattgtacaaaataaaACTGATGCAATGGAAGAAATTTGAACTTGGATTTCAAGGATAAATGtactaacacttaaccattagACCAATAACTTTCTTATTTAACAAATGCACAATGATAACCTTAAAAATCGGGCTGTGACTACTCTCGGTTTCATAAACCCTGATTCTACTAACCCAtttttttgggatgtgacaatgtttgttattttaaaatttgttaccatatttttttaaattgtttataaattctatttttaatttttttcattttaatagtatttaaattgattttgaaattttaaatccacttttcataaatattagattttgatattttaaataaataaagaattttaatatatatattgaatttaacaTCTATAATTTCGTTTAACTAATTACATTTTTGTGATCATAATTATAATACTTCTTGGAAAAAGTTAATAATAGTTAATTTGtgtataatgttttaattacaaaaatattaaatgcgaatttaatattttttaagttgtttaatttttaacataaatttagaatattttaaagtgatttgaaagaaaataaaattcaaaattagataaaaatattataattgattttaaaatattaaaagtaagtTACCATTTTCATACGGCTAAAGCATTAATTTTACAATCCTTTgataattaactttaaaatcatcaaaaatgttttaaaataaaattgtaaagtCCATCTTATCtactaataaaaattagaaattaaaagaaaaaaatgagagatTGCCACCTAAAGCAAAAATAATCCACGTacattgttatatatatatataatacgaTATTGATATATGATGTAATTTTTTGGAGCAATTTGacatttaacctttaattttgaattaaatcgctgtttttttaaataaatcattaattttttaatagactTACATGGTAGACGGTGTGGTATttcttccttattttattattgatatagtattattttgttttatatgtcaatttaataattataaattataaattataaaaagttaaaatttaaaaggaaatacaaaaatttaaaaattttaaatacttgcataataaaaataaaaattaatagaagtCTAGATTTTGTttgatctaaaaatatttttattttcattttaaaaataattttcattttaaaattttgttgaaaattgaacaataaataaaaatttgttttcaataatgAAACTTGAAAAACATGTAGTGTGAATATTGGGTATACCCACagtgcattttattttattttataagtaaccttaaaaattagcatatttttctttttaaatatttattttaatatttttactatatctTTATAGGACACTTGTCAACTTATTAACTATGCTTGTGGAGTTTAAAACTCCAATAATAGTGTACTaaataatttctcttaattataatagaaacatgagaaaaaaataaaaataaaaataaatttacttttatatgaACTTGAACTAGGGTAATAgatttgagattttaaaattgttaaaaaatatctatgtatatatgGTTGAATCGGGTTTTAACtttatcaatatttaatattttctattttccaagaaaatgaagaactaaaagaaaaactatttttctaaaactataAAGAccctaatttctttttctaagagattcttttaaaaatattatgaatgcaatacaatataaattcatgtttaattaatCACAAGTATTAAATTATTACAACACAAACGAATTATTTGagtaattaaaagtaaaatcaaactattatctttaaattaaaactaacaaaCTATATTAACTAGACTAAAACACGCATATGATAGCTACACATAACATACTCGCATATAATTGCGCTTAATTTCTCAATCTAATATCTTGGCTAAAGTTTAGCTTAAGATTATTGAACTTATCAACTCATAACATCATATTATGTATCAATGTCAAGCAATAATGTTATTAAACCGAAAATcagtacaattaaattaaaagcttggttaaatcaatttttaatatatttaattactgaatgagttttatttttcttaaattcctATAAGTGTGAGGGTGAGAATGTGGACTGATGATAAGATAAAAATGTGGAACGCAAATTGGATTTTTATCCCGCCCatataaaaaaatccaacaaGATAATGACAacctttatttaataactaCTCGAACTTTCTTTACACCCGTGAACTTCAATTACGTTACTTCAATTGTCTTTATTATATGTCTATTATACAGTAAAATGTCacttattaaaagtaaaataattatagcCACCAACATAGGGATTCTTTTGGATAGTAAACTGTCAATCACCCGtccattaatttataattttgcatttatataaatttttctgaatcaaatttttatattttattaagatttagTGTATTTTTAAGAAAGGTGTGAGAATCGATTTTATAACTTTACTCCATTTATAAGATTATGGGAATATGGAGGTAAGAGTTAACTTGAGcgatattaaaatttaaaagaaagtcCTTGTTTGTTACTATACTCAAGTTTACTTGGAACGTATATTTGTATGTAATATGGAGACAGAGAGATAAGAGATATTTTAGTGCATCTTTTTTGACTGAAGATGTCGTTTTGGtgcatattaaaaaaatggtgtaAGCTGGTTTAGGAAAAATCCAATCAATAGAACTAATCCCGTTAAAGCttcattttatgtttcttaATGCGTCATTAGTTAGTTTATTTATAGAGcttaaagtttaattattgtgcaatattttttattcttctgtAAGAGTTTAATTCATCGAAAAGATTTAACCGCTTTGTCGGCCAGTTCCAAGAACTTTGTTTCGTACGTAAATGAATTAATGGTTATCTCATCGAAAATTGAACTCAAAGTAATGTTTTTACCTTCTATTCCTCGAGGATGTCTCTGATTGCACCGCAAAGTTGTGAACTATATTCGATAACTCTAGATATAATTTACCGAGATAGATTATGAAAGTAAGAGCTACACGGCCTACAACAGCATAGCATGTTGGCGGTTCTGTTGGAATTTGAAGAGCAAAATCACAATGTCCTTTTCAAGTTGACAGAAATGGCATTTGGGGAGGGACACATGGACTTATATTGTGGCTACTCTAAAAGGTCTCGTGAACCAAAAGGGGGACCAAATTACAGAAAAGGTGAAAAAAGGTTTTACTACTACCACTGCAACAAAGGAACAAAATCAAGAGTGTTAAAAGGAATGTTACTTTTGTTTTGGTTCTAGGAGAGCTTTCAATTCACACATCTGCAAATTACCCTTTTGAGCTGTTTGATTGTGGGAAATAAACCTATATTCACGGCTTCAACTTAATGCAGTTGGCTGGTTTTTGCATGAACCACATAAAGGTTAAACAACAACAGTATATAAAGTTATAAACAACATATCCTTATGGAGAGCTGTTCCAGTAAGGATAACAGAGGTTGAAATAATGTCTGGGTTTTTCTTTACATGGCTGCTttgtttcatcatttttaatggtTACTCAGAGGGTAGCCATGGATATCAGCAACAGCAATCTGCTGTTGTTGTTGGAACTGTGTACTGTGATACATGTTTCCAGTCTGACTTCTCAAGGCCAACCCATTTCATTTCAGGTTTTAAATTGAATCCCAAACTCCATCTTCTCTTTTCTCAGTTGAtacaagtttttctttttttttctgcagGTGCAACTGTTGCAGTCGAATGCAAAGATGGGAAAAGCTCAAGGGCAAGCTTTAGGCAACAAGTGAAAACCAATAGGCATGGGGAATTCAAGGTTCATTTGCCTTTTTCTGTGAGCAAACATGTGAAGAAAATCGAGGGATGTGAAGTTAAACTCATTAAAAGCAGTGAACCATATTGTGCAGTGGCCTCATCTGCTACTTCCTCTTCACTCCATCTCAAGTCAAGGAAGCAAGGAACCCATGTTTTCTCAGCTGGGTTTTTCACCTTCAAGCCATTCAAACAGCCAACCTTATGCAGCCAAAAACCAAGTGTTCATCCCAACCAGCTTCTTCCGCCGCCCATTCTTCCTCCAAACCCACTTCTGCCGCCGCCCATTCTTCCTCCAAACCCACTTCTGCCACCCCCAGTGCTCCCTCCTAACCCATTTCAGCCGCCACCAGCTCCACTAGTTCCAAACCCATTGCAGCCTCCACCAGCTCCACTAGTTCCAGACCCATTGCAGCCTCCTCCAGAACCTGCAGCACCATCCTTGCCGCCGGTTCCAGGACTAGCTCCTCCACCATCGTCCCCGTCTCCACCACCAGACTTCCCATTTCCTCTTCCACCATTCCCTTTCCTTCCTGTACCCCCCTTCCCAGGTGTGCCCCCATCGAAATCTTCTCCTTGATTAAATACATATAGTAGCATTCCTCCATGTATAATTCTCCAATAATATAgt
This region includes:
- the LOC105801543 gene encoding sulfated surface glycoprotein 185 codes for the protein MSGFFFTWLLCFIIFNGYSEGSHGYQQQQSAVVVGTVYCDTCFQSDFSRPTHFISGATVAVECKDGKSSRASFRQQVKTNRHGEFKVHLPFSVSKHVKKIEGCEVKLIKSSEPYCAVASSATSSSLHLKSRKQGTHVFSAGFFTFKPFKQPTLCSQKPSVHPNQLLPPPILPPNPLLPPPILPPNPLLPPPVLPPNPFQPPPAPLVPNPLQPPPAPLVPDPLQPPPEPAAPSLPPVPGLAPPPSSPSPPPDFPFPLPPFPFLPVPPFPGVPPSKSSP